From the Cucumis sativus cultivar 9930 chromosome 5, Cucumber_9930_V3, whole genome shotgun sequence genome, the window aaaaaataaaagtgaaaaaaaatttccgatttttttttttgtaagaatgGGATATGGCAACGGGGATGGGATGGGGAATGGCATCCCGGACCCTTTGGACATCTctaattataagtttagttttCAAACTTCTAACATCTGTGGCAATATTTTCAACATGTTAAGTGTTTAATAGGTCTGAATTCGTCTCGGACCTACTTGTTagaactaaaaaacaaatattcttTAACATTCCATTCATCTTAAccaaaaagtaataaaaataaaaataaaaataagaacaaaaaacctCCCACGATTAATTTGCCACTCAACTGTGACGAAAATAGTTCAGTAATGGCGTAAAAAGATCTGAAGattctctctgttttttctCTCACATTTCCCACGACTTAGCTTTTCTTGCTCCCACCTTTACACTTTTCCCCAGCTTTAACTCTTCCACTCTACAACTAAACTCCTAATCCTATCCCCATTTCCTCCATTTTGCTTTCTCGCATTGCCGTTCTCATTCACACTTTCAGGTAACTTTCTCTCTCCGCTGTATTTGCTCTCTGTGTTTGATTTGAGTTCGGAAACATGGGTTTGAGCCGGAACAGAAATTTAGCTTCGCTGATTCTAGTTTgggtttcctttttttttatctcatgCTTGttccttcttcaattttcttcaagaCACTCATTCGTCCTAATTGAAACTTAGACGGACtgaacaaaatttgaagaaatagaGCCAGCGACTCTGGATTGAGAGTGGATTATAATAGatagagaaaaatagaaactttCATTACAGAGCTAGGAGAAGATCTTTGAGGCTCATCTCATCACTATTTTGACACTGTTATATCTAATAGAGAATgtcttatttcttctttcttccgTTTCCTGCATTTTCTTGGCATGCTAGTGCGTTGTACTACTAATTGGGTTCAATTTGTCTATATTTTTGGTCTTTTCAGTGTGGGTTGAACACTCAGGCAAAGAAGATGGCCAAGATTTTTGTTCAGGTGGTTGTGATTCTGTGTTTGGGTTGGCTGTGGTGGGCGACAATGGTGGACGCGGAGAACTTGAAATACAAAGACCCTAAGCAACCGGTTGGTGTTCGAGTTAAGGACCTTCTTGGTCGAATGACTCTGGAAGAGAAAATTGGTCAGATGGTCCAGATTGACAGGAGCGTTGCAAATGCTACAGTTATGAAAGATTATTTCATTGGTAAAACCAATAGTCTCTCTCGGTTTTTTTATGCTCTCAGCTTTAAGTTTTGGTTTGGAACAGTTCAAAGTAGTGTTTGGTGTTATGTTTCTGATCTGATTTATATCTGCCCTTGATGTAAGTTGATCTAGCTCAACTAAACTTCAATCTTGTGGCAAACAGTTGAGATGTCGAACGGGTTTACTCATCTCTTTGTTACTACATGCTCTGTATAATATCTTGGAACACTATAGTTCGTCTAAGTAATCGTTCAGTTACAAGGAGAAGAAAACTAAAGACTAACTGATTTCATTGAcatcatataaaaataaaataaatacctTTGGATCTTTCTAGTAGTTTAAACGTTACATGCTGTTAGAACTATATTTGAAGCACTATAGAGTATGCTGTTTGTGAGTTCTGGAGTTTTGAAATCCATGTTACTAAATATGTATGTGTCAATTTGTTGAAGCAATCTCACAGGACATGTAGTGTAGAGGTTATAGCACTCCATTATGGCTTGTCACAAGTAGCAATTGATTGAAAAACCTCTATTTCATGCAACTATTCATAATTTGATGATCAGAGTAATTTGTACAGGAAGTGTCCTCAGTGGTGGTGGAAGTGTGCCGCTTCCAGATGCTCGTGCTGAAGATTGGGTTAACATGATAAATGATTTTCAGAAGGGTTCTCTTTCTAGTAGGTTGGGTATCCCAATGTTTTATGGCATTGATGCTGTTCATGGCCATAACAATGTTTACAATGCTACAGTATTTCCTCATAATGTTGGACTTGGAGCTACCAGGcaagtatttttcttcactttgtAGTACTGCACATAAAAGTTGAACATATAGTCAATGTTAACTTATGTATATCCTTTGCTTCATTACTCTCTTTGATTTGATCTTTAAGTTTAACCAAACCTTATGCTCAGTTGAGCTGTGTTGAAGTTGCCCACCTAAAAGcttcaataaaatttgttcTAATGGAGCATATGGTAGAATGAAATATGCACAAACTCTTTACACTTGTTCCTTGTCTCTCCTGCACAGAAACCCTGACCTGGTTCGAAGGATTGGTGCTGCAACAGCACTTGAAGTTAGAGCGACGGGGATTTCTTATACCTTTGCTCCATGTCTTGCGGTAAACACACGTTgcttatctaaaaaaaacagatGTTTGAGTGAATATCTTACTATTTGTTTTAGTGGTAAACTAGATATATAACGGTCTCTTTCCctgaaaattttcttctagGTTTGTAGAGACCCAAGGTGGGGGCGGTGTTATGAAAGCTACAGTGAGGATCCAAAAATTGTGAAAGAAATGACCGAGATTATAATTGGTCTTCAAGGAGAGCCTCCTGCTAATTATCGGAAGGGGACTCCATATGTTGGCGGAACGTATGGCCTTTGAAGATGTagaactttgtttttctttttttttttttaatataaaattgtgaATATGCAAAATGTTGCTTGAAAGCCTTTGCACGTCAGTAGGGTATTGTTTTCCTCTAGTCAAGAGACATCATGACATATAAATGTATGGGTCCATTTTACACAACTTTCTGGAAGTTGAATATGGAAATGTTGCATGCATCAGCTGAAACTTttattcttcaacaaaattactGACAGAAATTCTGATTTCTTTGTAAACTCTCTTCCGGAAAAATTATTCAAGTATAGTTGAATTTTTCTTGTAGTAAAAAGGTTATCGCCTGTGCAAAGCACTTTGTTGGAGATGGTGGGACAACTCATGGCATCAATGAGAATAATACCGTTATTAACAGGCATGGACTGCTCAGCATTCATATGCCTGCCTATTTAGATTCGATCATCAAGGGCGTTTCATCAGTAATGGCTTCCTATTCTAGTTGGAATGGAGTAAAGATGCATGCAAACCGTGAGCTGATTACTGACTTCCTCAAGGGCGCccttaaatttaaagtatgccttacaatttaaatttgttacggAAAACTatcttctgtttttttaaaaccatttgctgatatttttattgtcttaTCTTTACTAATATTACTATGTGCTTGTTTAGGGTTTTGTAATCTCAGATTGGGAGGGTTTGGACAGAATTACTTCTACACCACATTCTAATTACACATACTCTGTCCAAGCTTCTATTTTAGCTGGCATTGACATGGTTGGTGGTCTCTCTTTTACGATCtcttaaatcaaaattattctgTTGACTGATTCACagttttgaaatgttgaaattGGGTGCAGTATTTGATAATGGAAGTTTGAGCTTTAGgcttttgttcctttttctcAGGTAATGATTCCTTACAAGTATGCAGAGTTTATTGATGATGTCAAATTTCTAGTGAAGAATAATGCCATCCCAATGGATCGCATTGATGATGCTGTTAGAAGAATTTTAACAGTCAAGTTCACAATGGGTCTTTTTGAAAGCCCCATGGGTGATTACAGCCTTGTCAATGAGCTTGGGAGCCAGGTCTGACTCCCACTATATTAAACTATAAACTTGACTTCGTTTTTTCCAATGTATATCAAATTGATCTTTATTAAAAACTCAAATGGGACATCTTAGAAACATTTATATGTCGTACTTTTCTTCGTTTCATTTCCGTTCTCCTTGTACCATTCCTCATCAATGGGATATAAACGTATGAAAGGAACTTAGTGGGAGAATCTCTTGATTTCTCTTATTACCCCTCGAACgttatcttaaaattaaatatgacaatttttctctcaattttaacttttgatttttcttaatgcttgaatacattttttttttctcgtgGACATAATTTTGCATAATTAACAGGCACACAGAGACTTGGCAAGAGATGCTGTGAGGCAATCACTCGTACTGCTGAAGAATGGAAAAAATGATAGCAAGCCATTGCTTCCCCTTTCAAAGAAATCCCCAAAGATCCTTGTTGCTGGCACTCACGCTGATAATTTAGGATATCAATGTGGTGGATGGACAATTGCATGGCAAGGGTTCAGTGGCAATAATGCTACAAGGGGTATGTTTCTTCGAAACCATAATTCAAGAGTTTTccaattttactatttttcatgcattaaaaaatatctcctGCTAGTTGAGAAAATCTCTGGGTTAAGTTTGAAGCTAAAGTATCATTCTGGAGATATATCCTAATTGGGATATAGAAAACAACCCTTGAATCTAGTCTAAACGTGCTCACAGCGGCATACTTACAATGTACATGTATATTCTAAATCCTTGTTTTGTAAAAGtgagtttttagttttttagtttaaataagTACATTTGACCGTTGGGTTTTACTGAAATATACCATTTTAGTTCTCGAGTTTTTAAGAATGGGTGTGTTTGTCACCTAAGTTTTCAAGAAATAAATGCATATATTCTTACAAACTTAGCGATTGaaaatctatattttgaaaattcaagaacCAAACACGTGTATTCTTCAAAACTCAAGGTCGAAGAAgttaatttttccttttttaatgataatttgGATTTTCAAGTGTCATACCATAACTTTCTTAGATAAGCTCAGTCGTTCTCACTTGTGTTCGTTGTTCAAGtccttttctttcatattagagtagaaaacatttaatttttcccTTCCCTCTCTTCCAGGAACTACCATCCTAGCTTCCATTAAATCGACAGTCGATCCAAGCACAGAGGTTGTATTTCGTGAGGATCCGGATAGTGACTTTGTCAAGTCCAGTGACTTCTCATATGCCATAGTTGTTATTGGTGAAGCTCCATATGCCGAGACTGGAGGGGACAGTACAACGCTTACAATGTTGGATCCTGGTCCAAGCACcattaaaaatgtttgtgATTATGTAGAGTGTGTGGTGATTGTCATTTCTGGAAGGCCAATTGTGATCGAACCGTACATTTCATCAATCGATGCTTTGGTAGCAGCTTGGTTACCTGGCACCGAAGGCCAAGGAGTCACTGATGCCCTCTATGGAGATCATGGATTCAGTGGAAAGCTTCCAAGAACATGGTTTAAATCTGTAGATCAATTGCCGATGAATGTTGGAGATCCACACTACGATCCACTTTTTCCTTTCGGTTTCGGACTCACAACTGGATCAGTTAAGGACATTGTTGCAAGGTAAGTACTTAAAATCTTACGAAGATCCACatcttatattatttacttgttCATCCATTGcatctaaatattattttgtgcCAAAACGATAACTTTTCATTGTCATTAAGAGGTTGGTTTCGTTTCATCCTTAGGTCAACATCGGCGGGTATCTATGGGACACCATCCTTGATTGCATCGATCGCTGTCGCAATCGCCTTATGTATATTGTAGGAACAGTCAGCCGCAGGCTTTAGTTTGTTGAGTACTTAaggtaattatttttaaaaattagaagttaTGAGGTTAGGTTAAGGCATCAGCATTGACATTTATTTAGTAAACACATGATTTCATGGATCATATTAGTAAAAAAGAACATCTCATTTAGTAGTGATGATTTGTACTTTGTCATGATGTGGTCTGAGCCGAATATTAGCAGTTTGGTTTAGACCGATTCTATCGGATCGGTTTGGAATATAtatccaaaaccaaaccatGATGGTGTATTTTATAAGGATTCATTGGAAGCCTAGTATAATGTTTGGCTCCAAAACTAATTTTTGGATCTGTTGTTTTTTGTGAGGAAGAGAGGTGAAGATCAAATTTCTTCGCATGAGAAAAAGGTGAAATTGCAAAAATCACTTTTAGGGATGGTTTTCATCCTGTTCCTAAAGTTTTAAATGCTGAAAAATTAATCCAAAACAAATCTAAATCCAAtcaaggaaaataaaaaagaatagaaaaattattataaataacaaaatttatatgaaaaggttgataaataaaataaaatatcaccaTTTATCTTATAGTATTTTATTATGATATAGATATTATTATGATATAGATAGACATAAATAATAGTCTATCTTGGTTGAtctattataaaaaaactattttatgaatatttttgttaattttgttgtatttaaaaataaccctaaaaaatacaataaactttGACACGAATAACTTTGTATGTTCGTGTGAGATTGTAGCTCTTCAAGTTTTTAATCTCAAATAGAAGGCTAAGatgttttaaaatcatttgaagTTCAcgagtatatatattatttctacccatgagtttttttttttccttttttttgtctactttaaaattttctaaagccatatttagaaaactaaaataagtcaattttttaaaataaataattttcattactttgtaaaaaattcaaatgtttctttaataattaataaatataaaagaaacgGGAGAGAAACACCCAACAATTATaactttcaaatatacaaaattaaaaacgaaATTACTGCCTTACTTTCACTCCCAACTCCATTTATAATTTGCATTCAAACGATACAAATGATTAttggtttgaatttaaaatgatcagaaatagatttttgttttatcttttttttttgggataaGATTTAACAATGGAAATAGATAGATACATAGTTGGTTTAGGATATTAGTTCCCATAGGCATAGCAAAACTGATTTTAGATGAAGCAGTTGTAGTCTTGTGGTTCTGAAGGTGAACCATCCAACCACGTGTGTTGCACGTGCATCCACATCAAACCACCCTTTGGATCTTTCTCCTATCCCAcattcaaaataatgaaatgaaaaggaatataaaattgaaaacaccaaaaaaaaaaagaaaaaaaaaagatataattttttaccTGTGAACTCATTAGAACAGTAGTGAAGCATCCCCTAAATTTTTTCTctatgaagaaaacaaaaacagggTCAAGGGAGAAGACATAACATCTATTTAAATCATCACATTTGTAATGAATGGTGCAAAGATTTAGTTCTTACTTGATGACGAAGACGAAGATGAAGAATCCCATTTATTGAACCTCAGAAGCCATGAATCGGACCCGACCTGTGAGGATGAGAGTCCATCGAGCCAGGTTCGAAATGGAGTGCCCTTCATGTCACCATATGACTCTCTTATTCCATCTATCAATTCCTCCCTACTTCTCTCCTTTCCGTTTGGATCAACTGATATTGGTCCTTTTGCAGGCTACACCATCGATTGTTATATTAAATCATTGATTGACCAAAAAGCTTAAGATTTGTAGACTTGAAATACGAAAAATACCCAACAagtaaaatcacttttaactATACAAAACTTACAAAGATGGACTTCAAATGTTCAAGATACAGCTCTGACTTCTCGACTTCACCACGTCTCCATCTCTCGTAAAGCACATAAAACTTCACAACTTCAAAGCAAGGATTGATAGTCTCGACTTTACAGCAATTAATGTCTCTTGGGGACAAATTAGGACCGAGTTGGAAGCTGCCAATAGCCTCAATGATCCCACCAGCACATCTCTCAGTACCATGAATAACTTTAGGGTTATCCTTTCCATTGTTCATATACCATTCGAGTAGATCTTCCTCTGCATTGCTAACCTACACAAATGAGGAAAAACATTACTCTTTCCACATAATCAATCCAACTGTTTACAAGGCCATGCCGAATGATAATAAGGAAGGTTTTTGAAGCTACAGACCATCACACCATAGACGTCGGGGGTGCTGAAAAGCTCGGTGTCGTTTCCAGAGTCGCCACAAACAAGAACATTGGTGGGAGCTTTCCCATTAGATTTTAACTTGTTAA encodes:
- the LOC101209588 gene encoding uncharacterized protein LOC101209588 isoform X1, with the protein product MMLNLKLLWKWKECGLNTQAKKMAKIFVQVVVILCLGWLWWATMVDAENLKYKDPKQPVGVRVKDLLGRMTLEEKIGQMVQIDRSVANATVMKDYFIGSVLSGGGSVPLPDARAEDWVNMINDFQKGSLSSRLGIPMFYGIDAVHGHNNVYNATVFPHNVGLGATRNPDLVRRIGAATALEVRATGISYTFAPCLAVCRDPRWGRCYESYSEDPKIVKEMTEIIIGLQGEPPANYRKGTPYVGGTKKVIACAKHFVGDGGTTHGINENNTVINRHGLLSIHMPAYLDSIIKGVSSVMASYSSWNGVKMHANRELITDFLKGALKFKGFVISDWEGLDRITSTPHSNYTYSVQASILAGIDMVMIPYKYAEFIDDVKFLVKNNAIPMDRIDDAVRRILTVKFTMGLFESPMGDYSLVNELGSQAHRDLARDAVRQSLVLLKNGKNDSKPLLPLSKKSPKILVAGTHADNLGYQCGGWTIAWQGFSGNNATRGTTILASIKSTVDPSTEVVFREDPDSDFVKSSDFSYAIVVIGEAPYAETGGDSTTLTMLDPGPSTIKNVCDYVECVVIVISGRPIVIEPYISSIDALVAAWLPGTEGQGVTDALYGDHGFSGKLPRTWFKSVDQLPMNVGDPHYDPLFPFGFGLTTGSVKDIVARSTSAGIYGTPSLIASIAVAIALCIL
- the LOC101209588 gene encoding uncharacterized protein LOC101209588 isoform X2, whose translation is MAKIFVQVVVILCLGWLWWATMVDAENLKYKDPKQPVGVRVKDLLGRMTLEEKIGQMVQIDRSVANATVMKDYFIGSVLSGGGSVPLPDARAEDWVNMINDFQKGSLSSRLGIPMFYGIDAVHGHNNVYNATVFPHNVGLGATRNPDLVRRIGAATALEVRATGISYTFAPCLAVCRDPRWGRCYESYSEDPKIVKEMTEIIIGLQGEPPANYRKGTPYVGGTKKVIACAKHFVGDGGTTHGINENNTVINRHGLLSIHMPAYLDSIIKGVSSVMASYSSWNGVKMHANRELITDFLKGALKFKGFVISDWEGLDRITSTPHSNYTYSVQASILAGIDMVMIPYKYAEFIDDVKFLVKNNAIPMDRIDDAVRRILTVKFTMGLFESPMGDYSLVNELGSQAHRDLARDAVRQSLVLLKNGKNDSKPLLPLSKKSPKILVAGTHADNLGYQCGGWTIAWQGFSGNNATRGTTILASIKSTVDPSTEVVFREDPDSDFVKSSDFSYAIVVIGEAPYAETGGDSTTLTMLDPGPSTIKNVCDYVECVVIVISGRPIVIEPYISSIDALVAAWLPGTEGQGVTDALYGDHGFSGKLPRTWFKSVDQLPMNVGDPHYDPLFPFGFGLTTGSVKDIVARSTSAGIYGTPSLIASIAVAIALCIL
- the LOC101205644 gene encoding sucrose-phosphatase 1; the encoded protein is MNRLDSSPKLMIVSDLDQTMVDHNDKHNISLLKFNALWEAYYRRDSLLVFSTGRSLTSYRKLRKERPLLTPDLTITSLGTVIEYGDSMVENEEWEQFLNQNWNRDIVVEETLKFPELKQLQSQTEQGAHKVGFLIEKDKAPRVINLLSQCLEKRGLDVKIVYSSGMYLDVLPKHAGKAGALQYLLNKLKSNGKAPTNVLVCGDSGNDTELFSTPDVYGVMVSNAEEDLLEWYMNNGKDNPKVIHGTERCAGGIIEAIGSFQLGPNLSPRDINCCKVETINPCFEVVKFYVLYERWRRGEVEKSELYLEHLKSIFPAKGPISVDPNGKERSREELIDGIRESYGDMKGTPFRTWLDGLSSSQVGSDSWLLRFNKWDSSSSSSSSKKKFRGCFTTVLMSSQEKDPKGGLMWMHVQHTWLDGSPSEPQDYNCFI